In the genome of Streptomyces collinus, one region contains:
- the cyc2 gene encoding germacradienol/geosmin synthase Cyc2 yields MTQPFELPDFYLPHPARLNPHVDEARAHSTEWAREMGMLEGSGVWEQADLDAHDYGLLCSYTHPDCDGPALSLITDWYVWVFFFDDHFLEMYKRSQDRTAGKAHLDRLPLFMPLDLFAPVPEPQNPVEAGLADLWARTVPKMSEDWRRRFAVATEHLLNESMWELSNINEGRIANPVEYIEMRRKVGGAPWSAGLVEYATAEVPAAVAGSRPLRVLMETFSDAVHLRNDLFSYQREVEDEGENSNGVLVLETFFGCTTQEAADTVNDVLTSRLHQFEHTAFTEVPAVALEKGLRPDELAAVAAYTKGLQDWQSGGHEWHLRSSRYMNENAVRGDGPWPGCSGIGTSAADVRALLATAGAERLRSYTHVPYQKVGPARIPDIRMPFPLELSPHLDHARQSLRRWVERMGILAEGVWDEDKLRAYDLALCSAGLDPDATREALDLSAQWLAWGTYGDDYYPLVHGHRHDLAAARLTTARLSDCMPLDGAQPPPPANAMERGLSDLWARTTADMTPGARRTFKAAVDAMTESWVWELSNHLQNRVPDPVDYLEMRRATFGSELTLSLCRMGHGPAVPPEVYRSGPVRSLENAAMDFACLLNDVFSYQKEIEYEGEIHNAILVVQSFFGCDYPTGLGIVHDLMSRRMRQFEHVVEHELPVLYDDFRLSDEARAAMGTYVADLRNWLSGILHWHREVDRYKDAWLSRRAHRFLPDRPPAVPVPALR; encoded by the coding sequence ATGACGCAGCCGTTCGAACTCCCGGACTTCTACCTGCCGCATCCCGCGCGGCTGAACCCGCACGTCGACGAGGCCAGGGCGCATTCGACGGAGTGGGCGCGCGAGATGGGCATGCTGGAGGGGTCCGGCGTCTGGGAGCAGGCCGACCTCGACGCGCACGACTACGGCCTGCTCTGCTCCTACACCCACCCCGACTGCGACGGCCCCGCCCTCTCCCTCATCACCGACTGGTACGTGTGGGTCTTCTTCTTCGACGACCACTTCCTGGAGATGTACAAACGCAGCCAGGACCGCACCGCCGGCAAGGCCCACCTGGACCGGCTGCCGCTGTTCATGCCGCTGGACCTGTTCGCTCCCGTGCCGGAACCGCAGAACCCGGTCGAGGCGGGCCTGGCCGACCTGTGGGCCCGCACGGTGCCGAAGATGTCCGAGGACTGGCGCCGCCGCTTCGCCGTGGCCACCGAGCACCTCCTCAACGAGTCGATGTGGGAGCTGTCCAACATCAACGAGGGGCGGATCGCCAACCCCGTCGAGTACATCGAGATGCGCCGCAAGGTCGGCGGCGCCCCCTGGTCGGCGGGGCTCGTCGAGTACGCGACCGCCGAAGTACCCGCCGCCGTAGCCGGGTCCAGGCCGCTGAGGGTGCTGATGGAGACGTTCTCCGACGCCGTGCACCTGCGCAACGACCTGTTCTCCTACCAGCGAGAGGTCGAGGACGAGGGTGAGAACAGCAACGGCGTGCTCGTCCTGGAGACCTTCTTCGGCTGCACCACCCAGGAGGCCGCCGACACCGTCAACGACGTCCTCACCTCCCGCCTCCACCAGTTCGAGCACACGGCGTTCACCGAAGTGCCCGCCGTGGCCCTGGAGAAGGGCCTCCGGCCGGACGAACTCGCGGCGGTGGCGGCGTACACGAAGGGGCTGCAGGACTGGCAGTCCGGTGGCCACGAGTGGCATCTGCGCTCCAGCCGCTACATGAACGAGAACGCGGTGCGCGGCGACGGCCCGTGGCCGGGCTGCTCCGGCATCGGCACCTCCGCCGCCGACGTCCGCGCCCTGCTCGCGACCGCCGGTGCCGAGCGTCTGCGCTCGTACACGCACGTGCCGTACCAGAAGGTCGGACCGGCGCGGATCCCCGACATCCGCATGCCGTTCCCGCTGGAGCTCAGCCCGCACCTGGACCACGCCCGCCAGAGCCTGCGCCGGTGGGTGGAGCGCATGGGCATCCTCGCCGAGGGCGTGTGGGACGAGGACAAGCTCCGCGCCTACGACCTCGCGCTCTGCTCGGCCGGCCTCGACCCGGACGCCACACGCGAGGCCCTCGATCTCAGCGCGCAATGGCTCGCCTGGGGCACCTACGGCGACGACTACTACCCGCTGGTCCACGGCCACCGCCACGACCTCGCCGCCGCCCGGCTGACCACGGCCCGCCTGTCCGACTGCATGCCGCTCGACGGCGCACAGCCCCCGCCCCCCGCCAACGCCATGGAGCGCGGCCTGTCCGACCTGTGGGCGCGCACCACCGCGGACATGACGCCCGGCGCGCGGCGCACCTTCAAGGCAGCGGTCGACGCCATGACCGAGAGCTGGGTGTGGGAGCTGTCCAACCATCTCCAGAACCGTGTGCCCGACCCGGTCGACTACCTGGAGATGCGCCGGGCGACCTTCGGCTCCGAGCTGACCCTGAGCCTGTGCCGGATGGGACACGGCCCGGCCGTCCCGCCCGAGGTCTACCGCAGCGGCCCGGTCCGCTCTCTGGAGAACGCCGCGATGGACTTCGCGTGCCTCCTCAACGACGTCTTCTCGTACCAGAAGGAGATCGAGTACGAGGGCGAGATCCACAACGCGATCCTCGTCGTGCAGTCCTTCTTCGGCTGCGACTACCCGACCGGGCTCGGCATCGTGCACGACCTGATGAGCCGGCGCATGCGCCAGTTCGAGCACGTCGTCGAGCACGAACTGCCCGTCCTGTACGACGACTTCCGGCTCTCGGACGAGGCGCGCGCGGCGATGGGGACGTACGTGGCCGACCTGCGGAACTGGCTGTCCGGCATCCTCCACTGGCACCGCGAGGTGGACCGCTACAAGGACGCGTGGCTGTCCCGCCGCGCCCACCGCTTCCTCCCGGACCGGCCCCCGGCCGTGCCCGTCCCCGCTCTGCGCTGA
- a CDS encoding PDZ domain-containing protein, translating to MEQTALRPKPMPGQEPAGAAPATGPGPSRPRPHAARRRGRRLLNVLLAGCTGAVLVLSGIGLGAMGATVLGTGGRFDPQGWHSVSLPEPSPAAVPSAPAAATLGVQVMDARKPGAVVVGLHVPGPAQAAGLVRGDVLLAFGTTRIDTAADLVRAVARTRPGSEVRLTVRHRSGGYEQLTLVPAVAA from the coding sequence ATGGAACAGACCGCGCTGCGACCCAAGCCGATGCCGGGGCAGGAGCCCGCAGGGGCCGCGCCGGCGACGGGACCCGGCCCGTCACGGCCCCGCCCGCACGCCGCCAGACGACGGGGGAGACGGCTCCTCAACGTGCTGCTCGCCGGATGCACCGGCGCGGTCCTGGTGCTGTCCGGGATCGGCCTCGGGGCGATGGGTGCCACGGTGCTCGGCACGGGCGGGCGCTTCGACCCGCAGGGGTGGCACTCGGTCTCTCTCCCCGAGCCCTCACCCGCCGCCGTTCCCTCCGCGCCCGCCGCCGCGACCCTCGGCGTGCAGGTCATGGACGCCCGCAAGCCGGGGGCCGTGGTCGTGGGGCTGCACGTCCCCGGGCCGGCCCAGGCCGCCGGTCTGGTGCGCGGCGACGTCCTCCTCGCCTTCGGCACGACACGGATCGACACGGCCGCCGATCTGGTCCGGGCCGTCGCCCGCACCCGCCCGGGCTCCGAGGTCAGGCTGACGGTCCGCCACCGCAGCGGCGGCTACGAGCAGCTGACCCTCGTGCCGGCCGTCGCCGCCTGA
- a CDS encoding aminopeptidase P family protein, with product MTGSTAATFTADDYRARMGRAARAAAEAGLAGLLVAPGPDLVWLTGYTPPAVTERLTLLVLAAGQDPVLVVPALEAPDAHRAAGASALTLRDWTDGKDPYAATAALLDASGRFGISDNAWALHLLALQQALPGSSYASLTEALPMLRAVKDAAELDLMAAAGAAADATFEEIRNVPFAGRRESEVAADLDRLLRGHGHEHVDFTIVASGPNGADPHHEAGERVIARGDMIVLDFGGLRDGYGSDTSRTVHVGEPTDEERRVHDVVREAQEAGFRAVRPGAPCQDVDRAARRVIADAGYGEYFIHRTGHGIGVTTHEPPYMIEGEERPLVPGMCFSVEPGIYLPGRFGVRIEDIVTVTEDGGRRLNTTTRELVIVE from the coding sequence ATGACCGGAAGCACGGCCGCCACCTTCACCGCCGACGACTACCGGGCCCGCATGGGGCGCGCCGCGCGGGCGGCCGCCGAGGCCGGTCTCGCCGGTCTGCTGGTGGCCCCGGGCCCGGACCTGGTGTGGCTCACCGGTTACACGCCCCCGGCGGTCACCGAGCGGCTCACCCTGCTGGTCCTCGCCGCCGGGCAGGACCCCGTCCTCGTCGTCCCCGCCCTGGAGGCCCCGGACGCGCACCGGGCGGCCGGCGCGTCCGCCCTGACCCTGCGCGACTGGACCGACGGCAAGGACCCCTATGCCGCCACCGCCGCCCTCCTCGACGCCTCCGGCCGGTTCGGCATCAGCGACAACGCCTGGGCCCTGCACCTGCTGGCCCTCCAGCAGGCCCTGCCCGGCAGCTCCTACGCCTCGCTCACCGAGGCTCTGCCGATGCTGCGCGCCGTCAAGGACGCGGCCGAGCTGGACCTCATGGCGGCCGCGGGTGCCGCCGCCGACGCGACGTTCGAGGAGATCCGGAACGTCCCCTTCGCCGGGCGCCGGGAGTCCGAGGTGGCCGCGGACCTCGACCGGCTGCTCCGCGGCCACGGGCACGAGCACGTCGACTTCACCATCGTCGCCTCCGGCCCGAACGGCGCCGACCCGCACCACGAGGCGGGCGAGCGCGTGATCGCCCGCGGCGACATGATCGTCCTCGACTTCGGCGGCCTGCGGGACGGCTACGGATCCGACACCTCCCGCACGGTCCACGTCGGGGAGCCCACCGACGAGGAACGCCGCGTCCACGACGTCGTGCGCGAAGCCCAGGAGGCCGGCTTCCGCGCGGTGCGCCCCGGGGCCCCCTGCCAGGACGTGGACCGGGCCGCCCGCCGGGTCATCGCCGACGCCGGCTACGGCGAGTACTTCATCCACCGCACCGGCCACGGCATCGGCGTCACCACTCACGAGCCGCCCTACATGATCGAGGGCGAGGAACGACCCCTCGTGCCCGGCATGTGCTTCTCCGTGGAACCCGGCATCTACCTGCCCGGCCGGTTCGGAGTCCGCATCGAGGACATCGTGACCGTCACCGAGGACGGCGGGCGGCGCCTGAACACCACCACGCGTGAGCTGGTCATAGTGGAGTGA
- a CDS encoding aminoglycoside phosphotransferase family protein: MTQAPTPTADTVRRLVLSLLKDAKEGKDAKDTKGTEAGRGGQDARQGGSGGPGPDVRPATEGADPVTWWVGSRHVLRLAPDREATLRQRRELRLRDLVRPHLPTAVPVSVAQGEWAPGLGYTLDTKVPGGSGEEHDVSAVGEADLAGLLTGLREVPVRQAETLGLPRAAPRSLEALRRSAVRAAERLAAADEFDAARLNQLTPPAASQLAAQPGSAVLTHHALTGSHLVVSADGRVRGVLGWAGAVVGDPAEDIAGLALSVGSPAAVRAATLAGYGARPCLRGLWLARCDTVVRLAEDLTGKNATLLRTRLRRAWEPILLERVTDLGDTDDAL; the protein is encoded by the coding sequence ATGACCCAGGCACCCACACCCACCGCGGACACGGTCCGCCGGCTGGTCCTGTCCCTCCTCAAGGACGCCAAGGAGGGCAAGGACGCCAAGGACACCAAGGGCACCGAAGCCGGCCGGGGCGGCCAGGATGCCCGGCAGGGCGGGAGCGGCGGCCCCGGCCCCGACGTCCGGCCCGCCACCGAGGGAGCCGACCCCGTCACCTGGTGGGTCGGCTCCCGCCACGTACTGCGCCTCGCCCCCGACCGTGAGGCCACCCTGCGCCAGCGGCGCGAACTGCGGCTGCGCGACCTCGTCCGTCCGCACCTCCCCACGGCGGTGCCCGTGAGCGTCGCACAGGGCGAGTGGGCCCCCGGCCTGGGCTACACGCTGGACACCAAGGTGCCCGGCGGCTCGGGGGAGGAGCACGACGTGTCCGCCGTCGGCGAGGCCGACCTCGCCGGTCTCCTGACGGGCCTGCGCGAGGTGCCGGTCCGGCAGGCCGAGACGCTCGGTCTGCCGCGCGCCGCGCCCCGCTCCCTGGAGGCGCTGCGACGCTCCGCCGTGCGCGCCGCCGAACGCCTCGCCGCGGCCGACGAGTTCGACGCCGCACGCCTGAACCAGCTCACCCCGCCCGCCGCGTCCCAGCTCGCCGCCCAGCCCGGCTCGGCCGTCCTCACCCACCACGCCCTCACGGGCAGCCATCTCGTGGTCAGCGCCGACGGCCGGGTGCGCGGCGTCCTCGGCTGGGCCGGCGCGGTCGTCGGTGACCCGGCCGAGGACATCGCGGGCCTCGCGCTCTCCGTCGGATCGCCCGCCGCCGTACGCGCCGCCACCCTCGCCGGCTACGGCGCCCGCCCCTGCCTGCGCGGCCTGTGGCTCGCCCGCTGCGACACCGTCGTCCGCCTCGCCGAGGACCTCACCGGCAAGAACGCCACCCTCCTGCGGACCCGGCTGCGCCGCGCCTGGGAGCCGATCCTGCTGGAACGGGTGACGGACCTCGGAGACACCGACGACGCCCTGTAG
- the treZ gene encoding malto-oligosyltrehalose trehalohydrolase gives MQFEVWAPQAGRVTLRCDDVTHALERDPERAGWWRGEAEAREGSRYGFALDDGPVLPDPRSRRQPDGPDGLSAVVDHERYAWRAAWRGRPLPGAVLYELHVGTYTPEGTLDAAAGRLGHLAELGVTHVQLMPLCPFPGTHGWGYEGVSLWAVHEPYGGPEALKRFVDRAHELGLGVVLDVVHNHFGPSGNYLPVFGPYLTDTHHTPWGAAVNLDAPGSDEVRAYLIGSALAWLRDYRIDGLRLDAVHALVDTRALHFLEELSTAVDALAAETGRPLFLVAESDLNDPRLITSRTEGGLGLHAQWNDDFHHALHTTLTGESQGYYADFARASLGGLAKTLTGGWFHDGSYSSFRERHHGRPLDRTRVAGHRLLGYGQTHDQVGNRAQGDRLSALVSPGLAACAATLILTAPFTPMLFMGEEWAAGTPWQFFTDHTDPELADAVRRGRRREFAAHGWKEEDVPDPQDPATRDRSCLDWSEPEREPHARVLAWYRQLLALRHGQPDLTDPDLADTRVAYDEELRWIAFRRGDVLVAVNLASEPAVLPLGVPHARVLAAWEPVETPGADGAVRLPGESAVVLAQD, from the coding sequence GTGCAGTTCGAGGTGTGGGCACCACAGGCCGGCCGAGTGACGCTCCGGTGCGACGACGTCACGCACGCGTTGGAGCGCGATCCGGAACGGGCGGGATGGTGGCGGGGCGAGGCCGAGGCGCGCGAGGGGTCCCGGTACGGCTTCGCGCTGGACGACGGGCCCGTGCTGCCCGATCCGCGCTCGCGGCGGCAACCGGACGGCCCGGACGGGCTGAGCGCGGTCGTCGACCACGAGCGCTACGCGTGGCGCGCGGCCTGGCGGGGACGGCCGCTGCCCGGCGCGGTGCTGTATGAGCTGCATGTGGGCACCTACACGCCCGAGGGCACCCTGGACGCGGCCGCCGGGCGGCTCGGCCACCTCGCCGAACTGGGCGTCACGCACGTGCAGCTGATGCCGCTGTGCCCCTTCCCCGGCACGCACGGCTGGGGTTACGAGGGGGTCTCGCTGTGGGCGGTGCACGAGCCGTACGGCGGGCCCGAGGCGCTGAAACGCTTCGTCGACCGGGCTCATGAACTCGGCCTGGGCGTGGTGCTCGACGTGGTGCACAACCACTTCGGCCCGTCCGGCAACTACCTGCCCGTCTTCGGCCCGTACCTCACGGACACCCACCACACTCCCTGGGGCGCCGCGGTCAATCTGGACGCGCCCGGCTCGGACGAGGTGCGCGCGTACCTGATCGGCAGCGCGCTGGCGTGGCTGCGCGACTACCGGATCGACGGGCTGCGCCTGGACGCGGTGCACGCACTGGTGGACACCCGCGCGCTGCACTTCCTGGAGGAACTGTCGACGGCCGTGGACGCCCTGGCCGCGGAGACGGGCCGGCCGCTGTTCCTGGTCGCCGAGTCGGACCTGAACGACCCGCGCCTCATCACCTCCCGCACCGAGGGCGGCCTCGGACTGCACGCGCAGTGGAACGACGACTTCCACCACGCCCTGCACACCACGCTGACCGGCGAGTCGCAGGGCTACTACGCCGACTTCGCGCGTGCTTCGCTCGGCGGGCTCGCCAAGACTTTGACCGGCGGCTGGTTCCACGACGGGTCGTACTCCAGCTTCCGTGAGCGGCACCACGGGCGTCCGCTGGACCGGACCCGGGTGGCCGGGCACCGGCTGCTCGGCTACGGCCAGACCCACGACCAGGTCGGCAACCGGGCCCAGGGGGACCGGCTTTCGGCCCTCGTCTCCCCGGGGCTGGCGGCCTGCGCGGCCACGCTGATCCTGACGGCGCCCTTCACGCCGATGCTGTTCATGGGCGAGGAGTGGGCGGCGGGCACGCCCTGGCAGTTCTTCACCGACCACACCGACCCGGAACTGGCCGACGCCGTACGGCGGGGCAGGCGGCGGGAGTTCGCCGCGCACGGCTGGAAGGAGGAGGACGTGCCCGACCCGCAGGATCCGGCGACCCGGGACCGTTCCTGCCTCGACTGGTCCGAGCCGGAGCGCGAGCCCCACGCGCGCGTGCTGGCCTGGTACCGGCAGCTCCTCGCCCTGCGTCACGGGCAGCCGGACCTGACCGATCCCGACCTGGCCGACACCAGGGTGGCCTACGACGAGGAACTCCGCTGGATCGCCTTCCGGCGCGGGGACGTCCTCGTCGCGGTGAACCTCGCCTCCGAGCCGGCCGTCCTGCCGCTCGGCGTGCCCCACGCACGCGTGCTGGCGGCGTGGGAGCCGGTGGAGACGCCCGGGGCGGACGGTGCGGTGCGGCTGCCCGGGGAGTCGGCCGTGGTACTGGCCCAGGACTGA
- a CDS encoding DUF1707 and FHA domain-containing protein — MTSSFEFNTFPARLSDAERDRVLKVLRDGVAVGRLSHDTFVRRMELALAARRPDELAALTADLRTESRFSRLVFGTVEAVSGFSVRLRRAWQAERLPKLQLPHPSHGHPLRIGRDPASGLRLNHETVSRVHAELRHQGGMWVLRDLGSTNGTTVNGRRVVGAAVVREGDQVGFGRMTFRLSAG, encoded by the coding sequence GTGACGTCGTCCTTCGAGTTCAACACGTTCCCCGCGCGGCTCTCCGACGCGGAGCGGGACCGGGTGCTGAAGGTGCTGCGGGACGGCGTCGCCGTGGGCCGCCTCTCTCATGACACGTTCGTCCGCCGCATGGAGCTGGCGCTCGCCGCCCGCCGACCGGACGAACTCGCCGCGCTCACCGCCGACCTGCGCACGGAGAGCCGCTTCTCGCGCCTGGTGTTCGGCACCGTCGAGGCCGTCTCCGGATTCTCCGTACGGCTGCGCCGGGCCTGGCAGGCCGAGCGGCTGCCCAAGCTGCAACTGCCCCACCCGTCGCACGGCCATCCGCTGCGCATAGGCCGCGATCCCGCCAGCGGACTGCGCCTCAACCACGAGACCGTCTCCCGCGTGCACGCCGAACTCCGTCACCAGGGCGGCATGTGGGTCCTGCGCGACCTCGGCTCCACCAACGGCACGACGGTGAACGGACGGCGCGTCGTCGGCGCGGCCGTCGTCCGCGAGGGCGACCAGGTGGGCTTCGGCCGGATGACGTTCCGGCTGTCGGCCGGCTGA
- a CDS encoding M14 family zinc carboxypeptidase has translation MPPLLRYPTVDELSARAAALVARHPRDARLRRVGTSRAGTPMWLLSVGHGSRQALVVAGPHANEPVGGATVLRLAERALADPRLTEGADATWNLLLCLDPDGSRRNEGWLPGPYTLGRYIRNFFRPGFLEQPEWLPDGAAGAALPETRALLGLQDELRPFLQCSLHGVDIGGGFVELTHDLPGFDRRLAHIAARLGIPRELGAYDALYWPGLGPAVYRIPPPRRAGLAAAITEAAVESTWFHPYRHGTVTAVVEAPMWGVTAVADDSPPVDRDAVLRAVSRTLRHDTDLLRHLLTRIRPYLATVPDAARLLAPVDDYLLVCPGLADAWDPDTGDSPAHPLPPLSTAHLVALRISGRRLALRTAGLLHQLVRAAGRDPAGALPELDRLIDQWCADYRDGCGARWIPVARQAEYQARVVLAAFDLAGRRARARSGSGEPVPMQRD, from the coding sequence CTGCCGCCCCTCCTGCGCTACCCGACCGTCGACGAACTGAGCGCCCGGGCCGCCGCCCTCGTCGCCCGCCACCCCCGTGACGCCCGGCTGCGCCGGGTGGGCACCTCCCGCGCCGGCACCCCCATGTGGCTGCTCTCCGTCGGCCACGGCAGCCGTCAGGCCCTGGTCGTCGCCGGCCCGCACGCCAACGAACCCGTGGGCGGTGCCACCGTGCTGCGCCTGGCCGAGCGCGCCCTGGCCGACCCGCGGCTCACCGAGGGCGCCGACGCCACCTGGAACCTGCTGCTGTGCCTCGACCCGGACGGGTCGCGCCGCAACGAGGGCTGGCTGCCCGGCCCGTACACGCTCGGCCGGTACATCCGGAACTTCTTCCGGCCCGGCTTCCTGGAGCAGCCCGAGTGGCTGCCCGACGGCGCGGCCGGCGCTGCCCTGCCGGAGACCCGCGCCCTGCTGGGCCTCCAGGACGAACTGCGCCCCTTCCTCCAGTGCTCGCTGCACGGCGTCGACATCGGCGGCGGCTTCGTCGAGCTCACCCACGACCTGCCGGGCTTCGACCGGCGCCTCGCCCACATCGCCGCCCGGCTCGGCATCCCCCGCGAACTCGGCGCCTACGACGCCCTGTACTGGCCCGGCCTCGGGCCCGCCGTCTACCGGATCCCGCCGCCGCGCCGGGCCGGTCTGGCCGCGGCCATCACGGAGGCCGCCGTCGAGTCCACGTGGTTCCACCCGTACCGGCACGGCACCGTCACCGCGGTGGTCGAGGCGCCCATGTGGGGCGTGACGGCCGTGGCGGACGACTCCCCGCCCGTGGACCGGGACGCCGTGCTCCGGGCCGTCAGCCGCACCCTGCGCCACGACACGGACCTCCTGCGGCACCTGCTGACCCGGATCCGGCCGTACCTCGCCACCGTCCCCGACGCGGCCCGCCTGCTCGCCCCCGTCGACGACTACCTTCTGGTGTGCCCCGGCCTCGCCGACGCATGGGACCCCGACACCGGCGACAGCCCGGCCCACCCCCTGCCGCCCCTGAGCACCGCCCACCTGGTCGCCCTGCGCATCTCCGGGCGCCGGCTGGCGCTGCGCACGGCGGGGCTGCTGCACCAGCTGGTACGGGCCGCAGGCCGCGATCCGGCCGGGGCGCTGCCGGAGCTGGACCGGCTGATCGACCAGTGGTGCGCCGACTACCGCGACGGCTGCGGGGCGCGCTGGATCCCGGTGGCCCGCCAGGCCGAGTACCAGGCCCGCGTGGTGCTCGCCGCGTTCGACCTGGCCGGGCGCCGCGCGCGAGCCCGCTCCGGTTCGGGCGAGCCGGTGCCGATGCAGCGGGACTGA
- a CDS encoding M14 family zinc carboxypeptidase gives MSVLPELRYPTVTEQVSAARALTAQRPGVCTLRQVGASRAGRPLHLLSVGRAHRAVLVVAGAHANEPTGSCTLLALARRVLEQRELRDGISWHFLLCADPDGASLHVTPAPRSLYDYHLGFFRPAGPEQPEWAPSVLPPDRLPPETRALTGVIDELRPYLQVTLHGTDLGGSWVQLTKDVPGLAEPFAKSAAELHIPVETGASDAAGWPASGPGVHVMPAPGVGPAYPSLPDDARRSTWYHAHRYGGLTAVVEVPMWASDLVDDPAPHPAPAAAIGRLARRLQRDALEVTRVLDGALPRLAELDGPLLRAARWGLELVPGLASDLVHTPPADLTRAYVGSVDAFARRVPLRAAAMLLRVLRGTDEAAAKQLEELVSTWSDAFAERFRARWVPLEHQVEHQSRTVVAAALHARERVW, from the coding sequence GTGAGTGTCCTGCCGGAGCTGCGCTACCCGACGGTGACCGAACAGGTCTCTGCTGCCCGGGCGTTGACCGCTCAGCGTCCCGGCGTGTGCACCCTGCGGCAGGTGGGTGCCTCGCGTGCGGGCAGGCCCCTGCACCTGCTGTCCGTGGGCCGCGCCCACCGCGCCGTACTGGTGGTGGCCGGTGCCCACGCCAACGAACCGACCGGTTCCTGCACCCTGCTGGCGCTCGCCCGGCGGGTCCTGGAGCAGCGGGAACTGCGCGACGGCATCTCCTGGCACTTCCTGCTCTGCGCGGACCCCGACGGGGCGAGCCTGCACGTGACGCCGGCGCCGCGCAGTCTGTACGACTACCACCTCGGCTTCTTCCGGCCCGCGGGCCCGGAGCAGCCCGAGTGGGCGCCGTCGGTGCTGCCGCCGGACCGGCTGCCGCCCGAGACCCGGGCCCTGACGGGCGTCATCGACGAGCTGCGCCCCTACCTCCAGGTCACCCTGCACGGCACTGACCTGGGCGGCAGCTGGGTGCAGCTGACGAAGGACGTGCCGGGACTCGCCGAGCCGTTCGCGAAGTCCGCGGCGGAGCTGCACATCCCGGTGGAGACCGGCGCGTCGGACGCCGCGGGCTGGCCCGCGTCCGGGCCGGGCGTGCACGTCATGCCCGCGCCGGGGGTCGGGCCGGCGTACCCGAGCCTGCCGGACGACGCGCGCCGCAGCACCTGGTACCACGCCCATCGGTACGGCGGGCTGACGGCGGTGGTCGAGGTGCCGATGTGGGCGAGCGACCTGGTGGACGACCCGGCTCCGCATCCGGCTCCGGCGGCGGCGATCGGGCGGCTGGCGCGCCGTCTCCAGCGCGACGCGCTGGAGGTGACGCGGGTGCTCGACGGTGCGCTGCCCCGGCTTGCGGAGCTGGACGGGCCGTTGCTGCGGGCCGCCCGGTGGGGGCTGGAGCTGGTGCCGGGTCTGGCCTCCGACCTGGTCCACACCCCGCCCGCCGATCTCACCCGGGCGTACGTCGGCAGCGTGGACGCGTTCGCGCGCCGCGTGCCGCTGCGGGCGGCGGCCATGCTGCTGCGGGTGCTGCGCGGGACGGACGAGGCGGCGGCGAAGCAGCTGGAGGAGCTCGTCTCGACCTGGAGCGACGCCTTCGCGGAGCGCTTCCGCGCCCGCTGGGTGCCCTTGGAGCACCAGGTGGAGCACCAGTCCCGCACGGTCGTCGCGGCGGCGCTGCACGCACGCGAGCGGGTGTGGTGA